The DNA window CTTTCGACGTCTATGCCGGCAAGGGGCGGCCGTTCCAGACCAACACCGACAGCTCGGACGGCAAGCTGGTGCCGCGCGCCGGGGTGGTGTACAAGCTGACGCCTTATGTGTCGCTGTACAGCAGCTATACCGAGTCGTTCAAGCCGAACTCCTCCATCGCCACCCAGATCGGTTCGCTGCCGCCGGAGCAGGGCAAATCCTGGGAAGTCGGCGGCAAGCTGGCGCTGCCTAACGGCGTCACCGGCACCCTGGCGCTGTTCGACATCACCAAGCGCAACGTGATGGTCAATGAGCTGGTGGAGGGCGAAACCGTGACGCGCACCGCCGGGCGCGTGCGTTCGCAGGGCGTGGAGCTGGACGTGGCCGGCAATCTCACCGATTCGCTGAGCCTGATCGGCTCCTATGCTTATACCGACGCCCGCGTGGTGGACGATCCGGACAACAAGGGCAAAGAGATGACCAACGTGGCGCGCCACACCGCCTCGCTGTTCCTGACCCAGAACCTGGGCAGTCTGGGCCTGTACAGCGGCGATGAGGTGCGCATCGGCGCCGGCGCGCGCTATGTCGGCCGCCGCCCGGGTGACGCTGCCAACAGCTTCTACCTGGATAATTACACCGTTGCCGATGCGTTCGCCGCTTACACCATGCCGATCAACGGCTATCGGGTGAAATGGCAGCTGAACGTGAAGAACCTGTTCGATAAAACCTATTATCCGTCCAGCGGGGGCAACTTGCGCGTGGCGGTGGGGGAACCGCGTGAGGTGGTGCTGCGCGGCAGTATCGATTTCTAAGCCACGGGCGGTGAAATTTGCTTAAATAACCGCCCCAACGTTAAGGAGAACGCATGAGCCTGCAGATTCGTTTGGCGCAGCAGCGGGATATCGCGCATCTGATGGCGGTTGAACGCTCGGCGGCGCAGCTGTTTCGCCAGCAGCCGACATGGCGCTTTATCGCTGAAGGCGAGGTGATGACCCCGCAACAGCACGCCGCATTTATTGCCGATCGCCGTGAATGGCTGGCGGAAAGCGACCACGGCGAGTGCGCCGGTTTTATCGCCGTGCAGGCTCAGGGGGAAGATTGGCACATCGCCGAATTGTCGGTCGCCGGCACCTGGCAGCGGCAGGGCGTCGGCCGCCGCCTGATCGGGGCGGTGGCGGAAGAGGCCAAACGGCAAGGCGCCTGTCGCCTGACGCTCACCACCTTTATCGACGTGCCGTGGAATGCGCCTTACTACCGGCGGCTGGGATTCCGGCCGCTTGAGGGCGCGCAGCTCACGGTCGCCCTGCGGCGGCATCTGGATGAGGATCTGGCGCATGGCTTTGCCGCCGGCAGTCGCTGTGCCATGGAATTTACACTATCGTAAATATTGAAATACAGAGCGGGCAGGGTATGATGCTGCCACCACGCCATCGCACCCGTTCGGTATTTTGGTATGCAATGCACTCAAGTCACCGTATAAGGGACAACCCGTAATGACACAAACCCTGTTCATGGTAGGCGCTCGCGGAGCCGGCAAGACCACGGTAGGCAGCGCATTGGCGCTGGCGTTGGGCTATCAGTTCGTCGATACCGATCTGTTTATGCAGCAGGCGGCGCAGATGAGCGTGGCGGAAATGGTCGAGCGCGAAGGTTGGCTGGGGTTCCGCCGCCGCGAGACTATCGCGTTGCAGACCGTGACCAAACCGTCAACCATAGTTGCCACTGGGGGCGGCGCGATCCTGGCGGAGGAGAACCGTCAGTTTATGCGTCAGCATGGCACCGTTATCTACCTGCGCGCGCCGGCCAGCGTGTTGGCGCAGCGGTTGGAAGCCTATCCGGAAGATGCGCAGCGCCCGACGCTCACCGGCAGGCCGATCGCCGAGGAGATGCTCGAGGTACTGGCGGCGCGCGAAGCGCTGTATCAGGACGCCGCGCATTACGTGATGGATGCGGCGGCCGATCCGCAGCGGGTGGTGGAACAAATCCTCGCGGTGCTACCGCGTGAGACGGTGAAATAACCTTTTCTTCTCTTCGGGCGCCGTGCGCCCGTTTCCCTATTCCGTTAGCCGAACTGCCGCAAAGTAGGCGCCGGGCGTGACGCCGAAGCGGCGGCGGAAGGCGGCGATATAGGCGCTGACGTTGTCATAGCCACAGGCGTCGGCCACCTCGCCGACCGCTTCGCCGCGTGATAATCCCTCCAGTGAACGCAATACCCGCGCCTGCTGGCGCCACAGCGCGAAGCCGATGCCGGTTTCCTGCAGAAAGCGGCGGCTCAGGGTGCGCGGGCTGAGCCCGGCCCAGACGGCCCAGTCGCGCTGGCTGCGCAGGTTGGCGGGATCGTTCAGCAGCGCGCGGGCGATGTTCAGCAACCGGGCGTCCTGCGGGAGCGGCAGTTGCAAAGGGGCGCCGCTCGCCGCGTGCATTTCGTCCAGCAGCACCTGCAGCAGCCGCCGTTGCGGCGCACTCAGCGGGCCGGCAGGGAACTGCGCGATGCGTTCCACCAGCGCCTGCAACAGCGCAGAGGCCGTGAACAGCTGCGGCTGCAGCGGCATCTCCGGCGCGCTTTCCACCGGCAGATACAGACTCCAGCCCGCCACATCGCCGCAGGCCAGCGCCTGATGGGCGCACCCCGGCGGCAGCCAGCCCAGCGTGCCGCCGGTGATCGCCCATTGCCGGCCGGGCAGTTCCAGCGCCAGCATGCCGCGCGTCAAGAGATAGATCTGGCCGCCTTGGTGCTGATGCCAGGGCGTCAGGTGCTTTTTTTCATGCTGAAGGCGTTGGCTGCGGATCTGCATCGTGTTGGCCGTTTAACGTTATTGAAAGTCCTGATACGGTTATTATGCCATCACCCGACCGAGATAGGATCGCCATTCACCCTATTCGGAGAAACGTGATGACTCAACTTACCCCATTGAATCTGGTGCTCGATACGCTGCGGCAGATCGTCGCCAACCCGGAGCATCGGCCGGCCCAGCTCGCCGCCCGCTTCAGCGCGGACTACCGCCAGCAGGTGGATGGCAAGGTGCTGCACTTCGAGCAGTTTGAGCAGCATATGGCGCTGCTGAAGCGGCAAACCCGCCGCATGACGCTGAGCATCATCGCGGCGGCGGAGCAGGGCGAGGCGGTGCTGACCCACCATCTGGTCGAGGTGGAAAAGCGCGACGGCACCTGCAGCCGCGTGCGGGTGCTGGCGCACTTCACCGTGCGTGAAGGCCGCATTTGCGCCTGCGAAGAACTGACCGAGCTGCTGGCGGGCGATCCCGGCGATCGCGATCTTGGCTCGCGCGTGTCGGAATGAGGGCGGCTGCTATACTTGCTACTGTGTGAAACACACGGGAGAACGGCATGCGCGAAAATGATCAACCTGCTTATCCACGGAGTGCCCGCGTCGTAGAGGTGTTTCGAGGCGACCCGAACCTGCATCTGCGCCGCTTTGAGGTGCGCACCGACGACATTGAGCCGAATACGTTGCTCAGTGAACATGAAACCGAGCAGGAAGCGCTCGACGCCAAGCATCGCTATGAAGACGAGGCGTTAGAGCTCTGACCTGCAGCCCAGCGGAAACCGGCGTCAGGCCGGTTTCCTGTTTATCCCCGCCTTAGCACATATTTCCCAGAACAATATTGATAATGATAATCATTTATGTGATTTTTATCGCCCCTATTGGGTGTTTCACTTCTGGGAAAAGAGATGTCCAATTCCGAGTTGCAGGCGCTGTTTCTGCGCCATATGCGGCCGCTGCAAGCCTACTTGAACGCCAAACTGCGCGACCCTCAGCTGGCCGCGGATTTGGCGCAGGAAAGTTTTACCCGCCTCACCGAGCAATACCCGCAGGGCAATATTCTCGATATCGAGGCTTACCTGTATAAAACCGCCAAGAATCTGATGCTTGACCATCTTCGGCAACAGCAGCGGCGACAGACTGATGCGGTAGAGGATGACATTCTGGCGCAGTATCCCTCCGGCGAACCGGCGCTCGAGCAGCTGGCGATTGACAGCCAAATGCTGCAGCTGTTGCAACAGGCGCTGGCGGGCATGCCGCCGCGCACGCAGCAGATTTTCCGGCTCAACCGGCTCGACGGGCTGACCCAGGCGCAGGTGGCGGCTCAACTGAGCGTATCGCTCAGTACGGTGGAGAAGCATCTGGCCAGCGCGCTGGAGCGGCTGATGACGTTGATGGACGATCAATAATGACAATTTTTTTACGGGTTTATCCGCCTTCAGACGTCTTAACCTATAACCAGAAAAAACAGGGGTCTATGCCATCATGAATCCGCTAACCGCGCAGTCGCGGCAACAGGCGGCCGCCTGGGCCGTGCGCCTGGCCGAAGGGGCGCTGGCCGCCGACCAGCGGCGAGCGTTGGAGGCCTGGCTGGCCGATGATCCGCAGCATCCGGCGGCGCTGCGTCAGGCTCGCTTGCTGTGGGCGACGCTGGGGCAACTGCCGCCAGAACAGCGACAGGCGCTGCAGCCGCAGGTAGCGGCGCTGAAAACGCCATTTCGCCGTAGAGGAGCCCGCTGGGCGATGGCGGCGGCGGTGGCGATCGCCGTTTCCTTCGGCGTTTATCGCGGGCCGGATATATGGATCGGCATGCAGGCGGATTATCAAACCGTTCGCGGCGAGGTGCGCGAAGTCACGTTGCCGGACGGCAGCCGGGTGGCGCTGGACAGCGGCAGCGCGATCGCGCTGGCCTATTCCGCCAACGAACGCAAGGTGCGACTGCTGAGCGGCGCTGCCTATTTTATCGTCGCACCGGTGAACGGGCCGGAAAAGCGCCCGTTCAGGGTAGAGGCGGAAAACGGCGTCACCCAGGCGCTGGGCACCGAGTTCAGCGTGGCGCGCACCGGGCAGGGCGTCGACGTCAGCGTGCATCAGCACAGCGTGCGGGTGACGCTCGAGCGCGGTGAGCGCTCGCTGGTGGTCGCGCAACGCCAGGCGGCGCATTACCGCAGCGGCCTGCTGTGGCTGACGCGGCAAACGGCCGGCGATGATGCCTGGCGGCGCGGCTGGCTGGTGATCGACCGCCAACCGCTGACGCAGGCGCTCGCGCAGCTCAACCGCTATCGCGAGACGCGCATCGTGGCTGTCACCCCTGTGCTGAGAGCGCGCACGGTAAGCGGCGTGTTCGCGCTCAATAAACTCGACGACGGTGTCAGCGCCATTCGTCAGGAACTCGCCGCCCGCCAACTGAATCTCCCCGGCATCACGCTGCTTTACTGATCGGCGCAGGT is part of the Serratia surfactantfaciens genome and encodes:
- the aroL gene encoding shikimate kinase AroL, translated to MTQTLFMVGARGAGKTTVGSALALALGYQFVDTDLFMQQAAQMSVAEMVEREGWLGFRRRETIALQTVTKPSTIVATGGGAILAEENRQFMRQHGTVIYLRAPASVLAQRLEAYPEDAQRPTLTGRPIAEEMLEVLAAREALYQDAAHYVMDAAADPQRVVEQILAVLPRETVK
- a CDS encoding RNA polymerase sigma factor — translated: MSNSELQALFLRHMRPLQAYLNAKLRDPQLAADLAQESFTRLTEQYPQGNILDIEAYLYKTAKNLMLDHLRQQQRRQTDAVEDDILAQYPSGEPALEQLAIDSQMLQLLQQALAGMPPRTQQIFRLNRLDGLTQAQVAAQLSVSLSTVEKHLASALERLMTLMDDQ
- a CDS encoding FecR family protein — protein: MNPLTAQSRQQAAAWAVRLAEGALAADQRRALEAWLADDPQHPAALRQARLLWATLGQLPPEQRQALQPQVAALKTPFRRRGARWAMAAAVAIAVSFGVYRGPDIWIGMQADYQTVRGEVREVTLPDGSRVALDSGSAIALAYSANERKVRLLSGAAYFIVAPVNGPEKRPFRVEAENGVTQALGTEFSVARTGQGVDVSVHQHSVRVTLERGERSLVVAQRQAAHYRSGLLWLTRQTAGDDAWRRGWLVIDRQPLTQALAQLNRYRETRIVAVTPVLRARTVSGVFALNKLDDGVSAIRQELAARQLNLPGITLLY
- a CDS encoding YaiA family protein, whose amino-acid sequence is MRENDQPAYPRSARVVEVFRGDPNLHLRRFEVRTDDIEPNTLLSEHETEQEALDAKHRYEDEALEL
- a CDS encoding helix-turn-helix domain-containing protein, which codes for MQIRSQRLQHEKKHLTPWHQHQGGQIYLLTRGMLALELPGRQWAITGGTLGWLPPGCAHQALACGDVAGWSLYLPVESAPEMPLQPQLFTASALLQALVERIAQFPAGPLSAPQRRLLQVLLDEMHAASGAPLQLPLPQDARLLNIARALLNDPANLRSQRDWAVWAGLSPRTLSRRFLQETGIGFALWRQQARVLRSLEGLSRGEAVGEVADACGYDNVSAYIAAFRRRFGVTPGAYFAAVRLTE
- a CDS encoding nuclear transport factor 2 family protein; amino-acid sequence: MTQLTPLNLVLDTLRQIVANPEHRPAQLAARFSADYRQQVDGKVLHFEQFEQHMALLKRQTRRMTLSIIAAAEQGEAVLTHHLVEVEKRDGTCSRVRVLAHFTVREGRICACEELTELLAGDPGDRDLGSRVSE
- a CDS encoding GNAT family N-acetyltransferase, which produces MSLQIRLAQQRDIAHLMAVERSAAQLFRQQPTWRFIAEGEVMTPQQHAAFIADRREWLAESDHGECAGFIAVQAQGEDWHIAELSVAGTWQRQGVGRRLIGAVAEEAKRQGACRLTLTTFIDVPWNAPYYRRLGFRPLEGAQLTVALRRHLDEDLAHGFAAGSRCAMEFTLS